The Halorubrum salinarum genome segment TCAGTCACATCCCGTGCCGTAATAATCGGATTCCCGCTTGATGACAACGTTTCGGAAAGTTCCGGAGTAGCACCGTACCTTCCGCCGGAGAGATGTCTATTGGCGCTCAAGACAATCGTTGATAGTCTAGATCGTGCCGCTGGGAGCAAGTTTTTGAGTTTTCTCACCATGAATTGAAGTGTGTCCCTGTCATCATTTTTCACCCAAGAGATGTTCTGCTTCGGATGCGGGTTTTATCCAATAATATAAGTCCATTCCTACTGTTAGTCCTTTATCATCGAAGCATGTCTGACTCGGATAACACTACTCATGTTTGCTTACTTCTTGGTTCGAAGAGGATTCCGGGTTGGTTTGTGAAATCCCTTCAGGAGCTAGTCGATGGTCAGCCCATTGATGTCTCTCTCGTCGTTCTAGCCGATGAACCAGACACGAACGTGGATAGGGGATTGCTTTCGGATGTTAAACAAAAACGGACTTGGCTAATCGTAGCTCTGCTACAGAAACTCTTCGATATTCTTCAGAATGAAGATCCATACGGCTCTCTTCAACGAATTAACCAAGTCGATTGTATTCAGAACGCTCCGGTACATAAGACGACTATGATTCGGTCTGGTAAATACGGTTATGAGTTTTCGGAGGACACGCTCGCACTTGTCGCTGAGAAGGCAGATGTCGCAGTTCACTTCGGGATTGGAATACTTCGGGGTGACATTCTCACCACGCCACCGTTCGGTGTTATTGGATTCCACCACGGCGACGTTCGGGAGTATCGTGGGGGTCCCCCTGGAT includes the following:
- a CDS encoding formyltransferase family protein; protein product: MKSLQELVDGQPIDVSLVVLADEPDTNVDRGLLSDVKQKRTWLIVALLQKLFDILQNEDPYGSLQRINQVDCIQNAPVHKTTMIRSGKYGYEFSEDTLALVAEKADVAVHFGIGILRGDILTTPPFGVIGFHHGDVREYRGGPPGFWEFVHGAEETGVTVQRFTETLDGGEILSFKSIKIDDTKCWKEVRERQYVASVDMLSEAVDNIKDPEYDPEVPSTLGRVYSPSDRDWRTTVRYIYRVFASKVDT